The genomic region CTATAAACACTATCATGTTCATCTAAAAAATGGACATCGCCAGTAGCTACTACCGGCTTATCTAGTTTTTCGGCTAATGAGATGATTTTTTTGTTGATTTGCTGGATTTCTAACTCACTATTTACAATGTCTTTATCTATAAGAAAACGGTTGTTGTTAATTGGCTGTACCTCAAGATAATCATAAAATTTTGCAACTTCCTCTATATAACTTTCTTCTTCATTGTTAAGATACATCTGAAATATTTCTCCTGCCTCACAAGCCGAGCCTATTATTAACCCATTTGATAGGTTTTTAATAAGGGCTTTGCTTAGTTTGGGTTTTTTATAAAATAACTTAGTATGTGCAATGGATATCAGCTTATAAAGGTTTTTTAACCCTTCATAGTTTTTAACTAGTAAAATACAATGAAATGCTTTCTTATTTTTAAGTTTCTTATCAGAAGGGATAAGTGACAAAGATTTCAGACTGTTAAAACCTAATTCCTTACTTTCTTTAAATAGTTCAAGAAGAAGTAACGCAGTTGCCTTACAGTCATCTTCGGCTCTATGGTGATTTTGTAAGCTAATATTGTAATGGTCTGCTAATGTATTTAGTTTATAATCTTTAACACCTGATGTAAGGAGTCTACTCAAATTTAAAGTATCAAGAGCTAGATAATTAAAGTTAATACCTTGTTTTTTGCAGGCTGAATCCAAAAACCCTAAGTCAAACTTTGCATTATGGGCTACCAATATAGAGTCACCACAAAAATCTTTAAACTGTGGGAGCACTTTATCCAAAGTGGGGGCTCCATCGACATTTTCGTTAGTTATACCAGTAATTTCTGTGATTTTTCTGGGAATATCCTTACTAGGTTTAATAAAGGAGGTGAAAGTTTCAATAATATTACCATTTTCAATCTTAGCTGCTCCAATTTCAATGATTTCATCTGTCTTGTTATTTAGTCCGGTGGTCTCAAAATCAAAAACAACATATGATAATTTTTCATAATTATCGTCGTTTAGTTTCGTTTTATCTCCAAAAAACACTTCGTTTTCTTCATCCTCAACCAAATATGTTTCTACACCATATATAACTTTAATATCATTGTCTTGGCCTGCCTGTGCCGCATCTGGAAAAGACTGCACAACACCATGGTCTGTAATGGCAATCGCTTTGTGATCCCACTTAGCGGCTCTTTTGATTAAATCTTTGACAGTAACTGTCGCGTCCATAGTACTCATTTTAGTATGGGCATGAAGCTCAACTCTTTTATCCTCAGCATCATCCATTTTAACGGTGGGAGTAAAAGCATTAATTGAATTTGGGAAAAACGTCAATTCTTGACTATACCTATCCGGTTGAACATAGCCAAACACTTTTACATAATCTCCCTTGTTTAAGCTAGGACGCTGTTGACCACTTTCTAAAAAGTATTTGCAGGTAATTGAGTCAGTGTTGTCAGTAATATCAAAACTAAGTAAAGTTCTACCAGTTCTAAATTCGATATATTCCATATTAAATATCATTCCTGCCACACTAATATTTTTATCCTCTTCTATAATCGTCGAAATGTTAATAGGTTGTTTAGTAATTTGCTTGCCGACAATTACATGACTTGTTTGACCAGTTATTTCTTTTGACTCTTGTTTTTTATTGTCTTTTATTTTCTTCTCTAGTGTCTTTATATAGTCTTCTTCTTCTTTTTTATGTGTATTAGATACTTTGCTTTTTTGCTGAAGAAGCTGTTGATTTAAAGTAATGCTAACTTTAGCTTCACACTGTATATGTTTTCGTATAAATTTTTCTAGCCATGCTGCTAATCCGTTTTGCTGAGCACAGAAATAATGAATTTTATTGGGTATGGATAGTTTCACTAAAATACCATCAACATCTATCTTCCAGTTTTGCGTACTGCTTTTAAAGGCAGGAAAATCCGTTTCAATTCGCTCCAAAATATATTTTTCATTCATTCTAATTAAATTAGACAAATTGCTTGCTTTAAAGTTCCCCTGTATACACACACCTATTTTAACATCAGGAACAACTAAGCTAAGCTGCTTCTTTAACTCTTTAAATGAGTCCTCGCAATAGTTTAATTCACTGATATAAACAACCCATCTGTTATGATGGGTTGAAACTGAAATCTTATTAATTTTTAATGATTGCTTAGATAAAAATTTTTTAGCTTCCATAGAAATCCCCTAACCATCATAGTTTACTTTGTCCACTCCGCTAACAGCTGCTAACTCCCCTAATAAACGTTGCAAAGATACTTTTGTTGTTAAGCTTAGGATAAGGTCTATTTCCATACCTTTATCATCAATAGAAGATAAAGATACATTCCTTATATCAATGTTATAACTTCCTATATGTGAAGCAATTTCTCCTAAAATACCCGGTCTATCCTGTACTTCTATTTTAACTTTTATAGTCTGTTTAGTAAATAGCAGTTTTTGTTCTAATTTAGAAAACACCATTAACACAACTACAATTAAAAAAGTAGTTGTAATCGCTATAGATATATAACCAAAACCTACTGCCATACCAGTTCCTGCTACGGCCCATAAACTAGCTGCTGTAGTTAACCCTCTTATCGAAGAACCTTCTTTCATGATTGTTCCTGCACCTAAAAATCCTATCCCACTCACAATCTGAGCCGCAATTCGACTAGGGTCCCCCACTTGATACATTTCATATACTTTCCAGGAGACGATGGTAATAAGTGCCGAACCTACACAAACTAACGCATGAGTGCGAAACCCCGCAGGGTGATTATTTATTTCTCTTTCTAAGCCAACAACACTGCCTAATATAATAGCTAACAAAAGTACGCCAGATAACTGTAGTACAGCCATAATTCCCTCCTTTACTCTATCAAAAAACCCTAGATTTAACTAGGGTTTTTTATATAATAGTGGACAATTTCCCAATACATTTTCATTCTGGCAACAAAGCCTTTTAAAACTCCTAACTTTTCCTCTTTCATGACATGGCTCATATCCGGCAACTGGACAACTTGTAGATTTATTTTATTATTTTCCACAAACCGAGTTAATGCTAACTCTACGCCAAACCTAGAAACGTCAAGATCGGAAACTTTGTGTAACAATTCTCTTTTAATTGCCCTCTGACCTGAAAGGTAAGGAGCAACTTTTTGCGCTAGATCAGTTGTCGCACGCCCCTGTGAAAATACCCCTAAAGTCATTAATGTATCACCCCTTAACACAGGTGATAATAAGCTTTCTACATGTGTATCTGTCAACCCTATTAAATCGGCATCTAAAAATAGTATAATGTCAGCACCACAACTTTTCAACCCCTCATTCATTGCCCCACCCTTACCTTTATTTTCAGTAAGTTCAATAACCCTAGCACCATTGTTTTTAGCGACTTGGGCAGTCTTGTCTGTAGACCCATCACTTACCACAATAACCTCTGATACATTTTTATTACCCTTTACCACCTTTACAACATTACCAATGGTTTTTTCCTCGTTGTAAGCTGGAATTATACATGTAGCTGACAAATTAATTTCCTCCTTTAGAAGTAACTATCTAAAGCTTCCACAACTTTTTCTGCATCAAGCAAAAGTTTGTCTTTACTTTGCCTATACTTAATTTCCACTTGATTATCTGCTGCATTTTTACCAACAATAATTTGCACTGGCACCCCAATAAGCTCGTGGTCTTTAAACTTAACTCCCACTCTTTCTTTACGGTCATCAATAATTACATCAAATTTATCTTTTAATTTATCATAAATATCCTCTGCTAGGTTTAACTGTTCTTCTTTTTTTACATTAACAGGAATAACGGAAACCTGAAATGGCCCTAAAGCTTTCGGCCAAATAATCCCGTCCTCATCATGGTTTTGTTCAATTACTGCTGCTAGTAGGCGATTAACACCTATTCCATAACAACCCATAAGAAGTGGCTTTTCTTTCCCGTCCTTGTCTAAAACTGTGGCATTTAGACTTTCTGAGTACTTTGTTCCAAGCTTAAAAATATGACCAACTTCAATTCCTTTTGAACTACTTAAAACCTCACCACAGCGTGTACATGATTCCCCCTCTTTTGCTGACCTTATATCGGCAATAATGTCAGGAGTAAAGTCGCGTCCTATATTGCAGTTTATTAGGTGGACACCCTTTTTATTACCACCTACAACAAAATTTCTCATCTTCTCAACTTCTTTGTCACAAATTATAGTAACGTCTTTTAGGTTTAATGGACCAGTAAATCCTGCTTCACTTTTAATCTCTTTGATTTCTTCTTCAGATGCAGGCTCTAACAAAGAAGTATCTAGTATAGTGTTAAGTTTTGTTTCATTTATCTTTTGGTCACCTTTTACTAAGGCCACAAACATTCTTTCATTATTTGTATAAACCCTAGCCTTTACTATATTATGAGGCAAAACGTTTAAAAAATCCGCCACCTCATCTATCGAACTAGCATTTGGGGTGTCAACTTGCTTTAATTCCTTAGGGGCCTCCTCAGACTTTATTGACGTGATTTTGCTAACAGCTTTTTCTAGGTTAGCTGCATATCCACATTCGGCACAATATATTATGTCGTCTTCCCCCACTTCGCTGATTACCATAAACTCATGGGAGTGAGATCCACCTATATTACCTGAGTCTGCCTCTACAACCTGATATTTTAAATCTAATCGTGACAATATACGTTTATATGCGTCAAACATCTTGTCATAACTTAGATCTAAGCCATCTTGGTCAATATCAAAACTATATCCATCTTTCATAATAAACTCGCGGCTACGCATTACTCCAAATCTCGGTCTTCTTTCGTCTCTATATTTGGATTGGATTTGATACAACGAAAGCGGAAGATTGCGATATGACCTAAGGTCGTTCCGAACTATATCTGTAAATATTTCTTCGTGGGTCGGCCCTAGACAAAACTCTCTATTATGCCTATCCTTAAGTCTAAACATCTCATCTCCATATTCATCCCATCTTTGAGACTCTTTCCATAACTCTGCAGGTTGTATAGCAGGTCCTAGGATTTCCAAGCTGCCTGCGCTGTCCATTTCTTCACGAATGATGTTTTCCACTTTTTTTAAAATCTTATAGCCTAACGGTAAGTAAGAATAAACTCCTGATGCTTGCTTTCTGATTAAGCCTGCCCTTAACATTAGCTGATGACTGACGGTTTCTGCCTCAGCAGACGCTTCTCTTAATGTAGGCAAGAAATATTTTGATGTTCTCATTATACTACCTCCTATAATAATAAAATCTCCTCCCTTAAACAGGGACGGAGATCCGCGGTACCACCCAGATTGACACATAATATGTATCCTCTTTGTTTGGCTATATAGCACCACCTATTTGACTCAGAAACTGGTTCAATAAGTTAGCGGATGGAGTTCTCAATCAACCTCCATTCCCTGTACCGCTTACCCTATTTACTATTTTCCATCAACGTCATGCAATATTTTGATGTATTATAACATTATCTTTCTATTTTGTCAATTTCTTTAAATAGCTCATCAAGCAGCTGCCCTGTAGGAACAGTCTTTAGGATATGTCCCTTTGAAAAAACAATTCCTTTTGACTTTCCTCCAGCGATACCAACATCTGCATCTTTAGCTTCACCAGGACCATTTACCACACAACCCATAACTGCAACTTTTATATCGCTTTTGTAATCTTTTAATCTTTCCAAAACCTTTTGAGATAAACTTTCAATATCCACATCACATCTACCACATGTAGGACAGGATACAACCTCTGTCTTTACTTTATTGGTAGGTAAATTTAGCGAGTGTAAGATTTCATATGCAACTTCCACTTCATTGATAGGGTCTGAAGTCAGCGAAACTCTTATGGTATCTCCTATCCCCTTGTATAAAAGGGTGCCAATACCTAGAGCAGATTTAACTGTCCCAGCTTGTAATAACCCGGCCTCTGTAACCCCTAAATGTAGTGGGTAATCAAGCTTTTCAGATATCTTTGTGTATGCCTCTATAGTGGTTACTACATCTGATGATTTTAATGAAATACATATATCGTTAAAATCGAGCTTTTCTAAAATTTCAACTTCTCTAAGGGCAGCTCTTACCATCTTCTCTGCTGTGCTAATGTCGTCTCTAACCGATAGATCTTGTGGAAGTGAGCCGCTGTTTACTCCTATGCGTATGGGAATTGACCCATCTTTTGCTTTTTCTACCACAGCGGTCACATACTCTTTTTTGCCAATATTCCCAGGGTTTATGCGCACCTTATCAACACCATTTTCTATAGCTAATAATGCCAGTTTATGGTCAAAGTGGATATCTGCCACTAAAGGAATGTTCGTTAATCTTTTAATCTCAGAAATCGCTTTAGCACTTGCTACATCAGGAACTGCAAGCCTGACTATCTGACAACCAACTTCTTTAAGTTTCGTTATCTGCCTTACAGTGCTATTAACATCAGCAGTCTTTGTGTTTGTCATAGACTGTATAACAATTGGGTTTTTGCCACCAATTTTTATTTCTCCAACTTTTATCTCTTTAGTTTTTCTTCTATTAATCATAATTCACCTCAGGAAAGTAGTCTCATAATATCATTAAACATCACTACGACAAATAGTAACAGCAAAAATAAAACACCAATAACATGGACAAAACCTTCCTTTTCAGGATCCACAGGCTTACCTCTAACGCCTTCTACTATAAGAAATACCAATCTGCTACCATCTAGCGCCGGTATTGGTAAAAGGTTTAAAATCCCTAAGTTTACACTTAGTACAGCTGTAAACATTATTAAATTTGCAATGCCAAATCTAACAGTTTCTCCTACTAGTGCCACTATTCCTACAGGGCCTGCAAGATCATCAATAGAGCCTTCGCCCCCAAAAAATAAATTTCTAAGCCCTTCAAATATAAGCCTACCGACCATAACGGTTTCAGAAAAACCGTAGGAGATTGATTCTATAAAGCCTAGCCTACTACGTGGAGGGGTTATACCAATAACACCTCTTTCACCTGTTTCATCATACTGAGGAACCACTGAAATAGACTTAGAAGTGCCTTCTCTTAATATATTAATATTTAAACTTTTATTTGGAGAGTCGCTTATAACTTCTACCATTTCCTCCCAAGTAGTTATTTCTTGTTGATTAATGCTTACTATTTCATCTCCTGAAAGAAAGCCAGCTTCATCGGCAGGTTCTCCCTGAACAACAGCTCCAATTTCTGGCTCATTTGTGGCTAAACCAAAAGCGAAGGCAACCAACATAAAAAGCAATATGGCCAGTATAAAATTCATAAACGGTCCAGCTAATACAAACATAAACCTCTCAAGCACAGACTTTGACTGCATACTTCCTTCTTTAGATCGTTCTTCTTCATCCTCACCTAAAACTCGAACGTATCCACCTAATGGAAACAACCTGATCGCATATAACGTTTCAGCTTTTTTAAACTTTGCTATGGCAGGACCAAACCCAATAGCGAAATCTTTGACGTGCATACCTACACCTTTCGCTACTAAAAAGTGTCCTAACTCATGTACCGTAATCAGCACACCTAAAACTATAGCAGCTACAACAATTGACATCTAATCACCCCTTTATTATTCCCAAGGTACATTCCCTTGCCCAACTATCTACCTCCAAAACTTCGTTTAAAGAGGGAGCGTAAATAGTTTTATGCTTAGAAAGAACTGTTCCTATAATCTTAGATATGTCTGTAAAAGAAATTTTACCACTTAAAAAAGATTCAACACAAACTTCATTTGCTGCATTTAAAACTGCTGGGTTACTTCCCCCTGTTTTAATAGCATCTATACATAAGGATAAACCATCGAATGTTTCATAGTCTGGTCTCTCAAAAGTTAAACTTTGAGAAAATAAATCTAATCGTTTAAAGTTATTTTTAAACCTTGATGGATATGAAAAAGCATAGCTGATAGCCATCCTCATATCAGAAGGACCCATCTGAGCAATTATATTTCCATCAGAAAACTCTACTGCGGAATGAATTATACTCTGCGGATGAACTACAACTTCAATTTTATTTAAGTCTATGTCAAATAACCACTTAGCTTCTATTACTTCTAACCCTTTATTTATCAAGGTAGCAGAGTCAATCGATATCTTATTTCCCATGCTCCAATTAGGGTGCTTTAAAGCGTCTTTTGGCGTTATTGTAGCGAGATCTTCTTTAGTTTTACCCCGAAATGGTCCTCCGGAGGCTGTTAAATATATTTTTTCTACAGAATCAATTTCATTATTCCCAATTGCCTGAAATATCGCCGAATGTTCACTATCGACAGGAAGAATTACGTTATCTGTTTGTTTTGCCAACTCCATAATTAAATGACCTGCTGTTACTAAAGTTTCTTTGTTAGCTAATGCCACTTTTTTATTAGCTTTTACAGCACTATAAGTAGGAATTAAGCCGGCAGTTCCAACAATTGCTGATAGCACAGTATCAACATCTTCGCATGATGCAGCATAAACAACTCCTGATTCCCCGCCTAAGACTTTAATATCAGTATCAGCGAGGCGATGTTTTAGCTCTAGTGCACTTTTCTCATCGTAAATGCCCACAACCTTAGGTTTAAACTTTCGAGCTTGCTCTTCGACCAAGGCAATATTTCTATTAGCAACTAAACTGTAAACAGATAAGTGCTTTGCTTTTTCTATTACTTCTAGTGCCTGTTTCCCCACTGAGCCAGTGGAGCCAAGTATCGCTATATTCATATTACATCACCTTCAATTTTAAATTATATAAAATAAAGAAAAAGTATGTACCCTAGAGGAACAACAAACAGTAGGCTATCTATTCTGTCTAATACTCCCCCATGCCCTGGCAAAATATTACCAGAGTCTTTTATGTTACATTTTCTCTTAATTGCTGACTCAAACAAGTCACCGGTTTGGGCAAGGACACTACCTAAAAAAGCGAGAATAAAAGCTTCGTGAAAATCTAAAATATCCAACTGATAATTCAAAGTTAGCACCACTAGCGTGCAAAGTGCTAACCCACCTAAAGCACCTTCGATAGTTTTTTTAGGAGAAATCGAAGGAATTAATTTGTTTTTCCCTAATGTTAAACCTACAAAGTATGCCCCTGTGTCTGTTACCCATGGTATCAATAGTATTATTAGCACATATAAAAAACCTTGGGACTGGTTTCTAACTATCCCTAACATCCATAAAGGCAGGTATATATACGGAATTGCCATAATTAAGTAAGAAAGCGTCTTGATTTTTTCCGTTTCAAAGTTGACAACCAGTAAGTATATCCCCACTAGCATGAAAAAAATGGTAAAAGCTACATATAAAGGGGTAGCGGTGAAAAAGGTTATAGCTCCGAAAATTGTTAGAGGAATAAGAACCGTGGTGGTTGCTAGCTTTAACATTTTAGCATACTCGTTAGTTGCTATTACAGCAGCGGTTAAAAGTAATAAATTTAATAAAATACCGCCATACCATACTAATAGTAAAAGCAAAGGGATACCAATTACTGCTGTACATATTCTTTTGCCCATCACTTCTTCCTCCCAAATATGCCGCCATACCTTCGATTTCTCTTTTGGTAAGTTTCGATAGCTTTTAAGTATTCTTTTTCACCAAAGTCTGGCCAAAGAGTTTCACAAAAATATAATTCACTATAGGCAATTTGCCAAAGTAAATAATTGCTTACCCTGGTTTCGCCACCAGGTCTGATTAGCAAATCAGGATCTTTTATTTTTGCCGTTTCTAAATATGTAGAAAAGCTTTGTTCATTTAAAGCTTCTAAATCAATTTTTCCCTCTTTAAACTCTAAGGCGATATTTTTAGTAGCCTCGATTATCTCATTTCTGCCACCATAATTTATAGCAAATATCACATTCAAACCTGTGTTGTTAGAAGTTTTGTCTTTAGCTCTATTTATTGCATCTTGAGTTTGTCTTGGTAATCTCGCCACATCCCCTATAGTGGTTATTTTGATGTTATTTTCATGAATTTCTTTTAGTTCTTCACCTAAAAACTCCACCGGTAGTTTCATCAAATAGTTAACTTCTTTTTCAGGTCTTTTCCAGTTTTCCGTTGAAAAGGCATATAATATTAAGTTTTTTACACCAATTTCGCCACTGACTTCGGTGATTTTCTTTAACGAATCTACCCCCCGCCTGTGACCCATTACTCTTGGCAAGCCTCTTTTTTTCGCCCATCTACCGTTACCATCCATTATTATAGCTACGGTTTCTGGCACATTTTTTGTATCGACTTTGTTGTTCATAAATGACAATTTTATTCCCCCCAAACTTAGTTCAGCCGGCAAAGATAGTGAATTTTCAATTAGCGCAGGATTGTTTTTCCCTCAGTAATTGTTGCTAAATTAGATAAATTAACCCTCCCTTATTAATAAAGGGAGGGTTTTTCTATCTTTGTTTTACTATATAAAGCAATAATTTATTGTTTCGCCTTATTTGCTTTACTACCCGCCACTTAAAAGGGTCAGCTTCTTGTTCATCTTCTAAGTTAATTAGCTCATATTCTATTTCTTTATGGACTAAAACCTTTGTTGCTTCCTGAAGGTTTAAAGCAAGTAAATTCAATAAATTACACCTCTAATATTTCTTCTTCTTTATTTTGTATAATTCTGTCAGCTTCTTTTATAAACTGGTCTGTGATCTTTTGGATTTCTTCCTGAGCTTTTCTGCTTTCATCTTCTGATATTTCATTATCTTTTTCTAGAGATTTCACCATCTCGTTACCGTCTCTGCGTACATTTCTAATAGCTACTTTTCCGTCTTCACCCTTTTGTTTAACATAGCGTACTAACTCTGATCTTCTTTCTTGGGTTAGAGCCGGTATTGCCAGCCTAATTACTGAGCCATCGTTACTAGGTGTTAAACCAAGGTCTGATTTTAAAATTGCTTTTTCTACTTCAGGAATAACTGTCTTATCCCATGGTTGAACTACTAACAATCTTGGTTCTGGAGTTGAAATGTTTGCTAGCTGGTTTAATGGCGTTTGAGCACCATAGTAATCTACTACTATTCGGTCAAGTAAGCTAGGCGTTGCTCGTCCAGCCCTTACTGAGTTTAACTCTGTTTGTAAAGATTCTACAGCCTTTTTCATTCTAGTCTTTAAGTCGGAATAAATATCGTTAACCATTATTCTCCCCCTTTACTATTGTACCTATTTTTTCTCCCATTACTGCCTTTTTGATATTGCCTTCTTTGTTTAACGCAAAGACAATAAGGGGAATATTATTATCCATACAAAGTGATGATGCAGTGGAGTCCATAACTCCAAGGTTTTTATTTAATACATCAATATAAGTCAATTCTTCAAACTTCTTAGCATCTGCATTTTTAAGTGGATCGCTGTCATATACGCCATCCACTTTACCCTTAGCTAGAAGTATTGTTTCAGCGCCAATTTCTGCAGCTCTTAATGCAGCTGTCGTATCGGTAGAGAAGTAAGGATTTCCAGTGCCAGCTGCAAAAATAACAACTCGTCCCTTAGCTAAATGGTTAATAGCTCTTCTTCTTATGTATGGTTCCGCTATTTGTCTCATTTCTATAGCAGTTTGTACTCTGGTTACTACACCAATAGATTCTAAGGCATCTTGTAAAGCCAAACTGTTAATGGTAGTTGCCAACATACCCATATAGTCTGCAGTTGCTCGTTCCATTCCTTTATGGCTTGCAGTGGCACCTCGCCATATGTTGCCACCGCCAACAACTATAGCTACCTCAGTGCCTATTTCTTTTACTTCCTTGATTTGAGTTGCTATTGATTTTAAAACTGAGCTATCTATGTTAGAGCCTTCTTGTCCAGCAAGGGCTTCACCACTTAGTTTTAAAATTATACGATTAAACTTAGGCATTTAAAAAATATCCCCCTTTTTGTTTCTAGATACTTGTTTGAAATTCCTTTATTTTTTTAAAAAAGAGCACTAAGGGGTGCTCTTTTTTAAAAAAATGTATTTAAATTAAACTTGAGCTGCTTTTTTTACTTCTTCTACAAAATCTTCTTCTTTTTTGTCTAAGCCTTCTCCAACTTCATATCTTACAAAACGGCGGATAGAAATATTCTCACCAATTTTAGCGATCTTCTCGGTCAATAACTCCTGAACAGTTTTGTCACCATCTTTAACAAACTCCTGTTCAAGTAGACATACTTCTCCATAATATTTATTTATACGTCCCTCTACCATTTTTTCAACTATATGTTCAGGCTTGCCCTCATTAAGGGCTTGATTTTTAAGAACTTCTTTTTCTCTCTCTATTTCTTCTTGTGGAACTTCTTCTCTTGAAATATATGAAGGGTTTGCAGCTGCTATTTGCATTGCAATATCATTCACAAATTGTTTAAACTCATCATTTTTTGCAACAAAGTCAGTTTCAGCATTTACTTCTACTAAAACACCGATTCGTCCATCTCCATGTATGTATGCCTCAACAACACCTTCAGCAGCCACTCTTCCAGATTTTTTAGCAGCAGCAGAAAGTCCCTTTTCTCTTAGGTAATCAACAGCCTTTTCCATATCTCCCTCAGTTTTAGTAAGGGCTTTTTTACAGTCCATCATTCCAGCACCAGTTTTTTCTCTTAGCTCTTTAACATGTTTTGCAGAAATCATATCTTAAATCCTCCCTTATAGTAATTATCTAGGTTTTAAAAAAAGGTAAGGGCCACAAATAACTACCCGTGGCATCTCCTTACCTTAAGCTTATTATTCTTGTTCCCCTTGTCTTCCTTCTATAACTGCATCAGCAATTTTAGTTGTAATAAGGGTAACTGCACGGATAGCATCGTCGTTACCTGGAATCACGTAATCAATTTCATCAGGATCACAGTTTGTATCCACAATAGAGATTACCGGAATGTCCAAGTTGCGGGCTTCAGCGATAGCTATTCTTTCTTTTCTTGGGTCTACTACAAAGATTGCATCAGGAGCTTTTTTCATTTCTTTGATTCCACCAAGGTTTCTCTCTAGCTTATCTCTCTCTTTTTTAAGGTTAATAACTTCTTTTTTAGGAAGTACATCGAATGTTCCATCTTCTTCCATTTTTTCTAGTTCTTTTAACCTATCGATTCTTTTGCTTATTGTGTCAAAGTTAGTTAACATTCCACCTAACCATCTTTGACTTACAAAATACATGCCTGCTCTTTTAGCTTGCTCTTCAACAGCCTCCTGAGCTTGCTTTTTAGTACCGACAAAAAGTACAGTACCTCCATTTGCTGCTACATCTTTTACATAGTTATAAGCAGCCTCCATTTTTGTAACTGTCTTTTGTAGATCAATTACATAAATACCATTTCTTTCTGTGAAAATGTACTCCGCCATCTTAGGGTTCCAACGACGGGTTTGGTGTCCAAAGTGTACACCTGCCTCTAAAAGTTGTTTCATTGAAATAATTGCCATTATAACTTCCTCCTTCCTGGTTTGCCTCCGCTCTTTAAAAGTGATCTAAACCATAAGGTCACCAGTATCACTAACGAGCGTGCGTTTTACAACATTAGTAGTATAACATATTCTTCATTTTTATACAATATAAATTTGTTTTAATTAAAATTAAGATTCATTGCAGGAACTACTTCATCATTTTCATTAAATATCACAGTTACCGGGATGGTAAAAAAAGACGTTGGTTTTAGCTGTATAATGTTATCATTGAAATGCTCAGTTAGCATTACCTCGGCGGTTGACTCAATATCAGCAGCGATGCTTTGGGCCAATTCATTTTCATCGATGTTGGCCAACAACTCTAACATTGAGTACTCAACATTTTGTTTAAAGTTTTTTTCCATAGACCCGACCATTTCTTCTGGAAGAGCAACTTTTAAGTCACCAATTTTTAAAAAAGCATCATTTATCTGACCACTCATGTGTTCATCTATAATACCTGGTATATCGCTTTGTGCTTGTTCTAAGTGTGTGGGTATCTGTTCTTTTGTTACTTCTGTAACCATCTCATTTACCTGTGGCAAAAGCTTTTCAAGATCAACTCTAACGGAAACCCCTA from Proteinivorax hydrogeniformans harbors:
- a CDS encoding PolC-type DNA polymerase III, whose amino-acid sequence is MEAKKFLSKQSLKINKISVSTHHNRWVVYISELNYCEDSFKELKKQLSLVVPDVKIGVCIQGNFKASNLSNLIRMNEKYILERIETDFPAFKSSTQNWKIDVDGILVKLSIPNKIHYFCAQQNGLAAWLEKFIRKHIQCEAKVSITLNQQLLQQKSKVSNTHKKEEEDYIKTLEKKIKDNKKQESKEITGQTSHVIVGKQITKQPINISTIIEEDKNISVAGMIFNMEYIEFRTGRTLLSFDITDNTDSITCKYFLESGQQRPSLNKGDYVKVFGYVQPDRYSQELTFFPNSINAFTPTVKMDDAEDKRVELHAHTKMSTMDATVTVKDLIKRAAKWDHKAIAITDHGVVQSFPDAAQAGQDNDIKVIYGVETYLVEDEENEVFFGDKTKLNDDNYEKLSYVVFDFETTGLNNKTDEIIEIGAAKIENGNIIETFTSFIKPSKDIPRKITEITGITNENVDGAPTLDKVLPQFKDFCGDSILVAHNAKFDLGFLDSACKKQGINFNYLALDTLNLSRLLTSGVKDYKLNTLADHYNISLQNHHRAEDDCKATALLLLELFKESKELGFNSLKSLSLIPSDKKLKNKKAFHCILLVKNYEGLKNLYKLISIAHTKLFYKKPKLSKALIKNLSNGLIIGSACEAGEIFQMYLNNEEESYIEEVAKFYDYLEVQPINNNRFLIDKDIVNSELEIQQINKKIISLAEKLDKPVVATGDVHFLDEHDSVYREILMTGQGFSDADRQPPLYFKTTEEMLSDFSYLPKELQKKIVIENPQKINDMIEDIKPIPDGLFTPKIENADSEIKRMCKEKSEELYGNPVPPLVAKRLEKELGSIIKHGFGVIYYISHKLVAKSLSDGYLVGSRGSVGSSLVATFTDITEVNPLPPHYRCPKCKYSEFIEDGSVGTGVDLPDKECPKCNTNLVKDGHDIPFEVFLGFDGDKVPDIDLNFSGEYQGIAHKYTEELFGTGYVFKAGTISTIAEKTAYGFVKNYLSDKELIKRTSETNRLVSGCSGVKRTTGQHPGGLMVVPNDKSIFDFCPVQHPADDKKSNTITTHFDYNAISSRLLKLDILGHDDPTVIKLLEDLTGVNAQKIPLDDPKTMSLFSSTEALGIDSKDLGSEVGSMGIPEFGTSFVRQMLVDTKPNTLSELFRISGLSHGTDVWLNNAQDIVKNNIAPLSQVISTRDDIMTYLLHKGLEPSMAFQIMESVRKGKGLTDEFLTAMKKHEVPQWYIDSCKKIKYMFPKAHAVAYVTMAFRIAYFKVHHPLAFYCAYFSVRATDFDVTLVQGGLPSIKSKLKELKGLGNNVTAKEKSVLTMLEICLEMYLRGFKFLPVDIYKSDDSRFIIDGNALLPPLVSVPSLGLNAARTVVSARKLGEFLSIEDIKKRTKLSKTVIATLKEMGCLDGLPDTNQLSLF
- a CDS encoding MgtC/SapB family protein — translated: MAVLQLSGVLLLAIILGSVVGLEREINNHPAGFRTHALVCVGSALITIVSWKVYEMYQVGDPSRIAAQIVSGIGFLGAGTIMKEGSSIRGLTTAASLWAVAGTGMAVGFGYISIAITTTFLIVVVLMVFSKLEQKLLFTKQTIKVKIEVQDRPGILGEIASHIGSYNIDIRNVSLSSIDDKGMEIDLILSLTTKVSLQRLLGELAAVSGVDKVNYDG
- a CDS encoding glycosyltransferase family 2 protein, with the translated sequence MSATCIIPAYNEEKTIGNVVKVVKGNKNVSEVIVVSDGSTDKTAQVAKNNGARVIELTENKGKGGAMNEGLKSCGADIILFLDADLIGLTDTHVESLLSPVLRGDTLMTLGVFSQGRATTDLAQKVAPYLSGQRAIKRELLHKVSDLDVSRFGVELALTRFVENNKINLQVVQLPDMSHVMKEEKLGVLKGFVARMKMYWEIVHYYIKNPS